One part of the Deltaproteobacteria bacterium genome encodes these proteins:
- a CDS encoding GNAT family N-acetyltransferase: MAIEPDEVEAHFELRHQVFVQEQGIFPETDRDEHDENGILLIACRRGRVVGAVRCYPVTMSVWYGGRLAVHPDYRKYDIGVRLVRKAVETVMNDPGVKHFLATVQIQNVRFFKRLGWISIDQPFLMKGRRHQLMEKPLNRCSQ; the protein is encoded by the coding sequence ATCGCAATCGAACCCGATGAAGTCGAGGCACACTTCGAGCTCCGGCACCAGGTGTTCGTCCAGGAGCAGGGGATCTTCCCGGAAACGGACCGGGACGAGCACGACGAAAACGGCATCCTCCTCATCGCCTGCCGCCGCGGCCGGGTTGTAGGGGCGGTGAGATGCTATCCCGTGACCATGAGCGTGTGGTACGGGGGCCGTCTTGCCGTGCACCCGGATTACAGGAAGTACGATATCGGCGTACGTCTCGTTCGGAAGGCCGTCGAAACCGTTATGAACGATCCTGGCGTCAAGCATTTTCTGGCCACGGTTCAGATACAGAACGTCCGGTTTTTCAAGAGACTGGGGTGGATCAGCATCGATCAGCCGTTTCTGATGAAAGGCAGGCGGCACCAGTTGATGGAGAAACCGCTGAATCGGTGTTCGCAGTGA
- a CDS encoding class I SAM-dependent methyltransferase, translating to MIMRQDLNKVENQYDSIAKEWAKAFSGEHEKKPKDQEILHRFSQEIGDKRPVWDFGCGPGNTTKYLKNLGIEISGLDLSGKILEEARIIHPEIHFRKGNILRLEFENDSIAGVVAFYAIVHFTQEQVGIAFREIYRVLQPGGMFLFTYHIGEGTIHLDEFLGKKVDIDFMFFTTDFIFSCLKDRGFEEIEIIEREPYPGVEYESRRAYVFATKPAVRKSRSLKSGSFGF from the coding sequence ATGATTATGAGACAGGATCTAAATAAAGTAGAAAACCAATACGATTCGATAGCAAAAGAATGGGCGAAAGCATTCTCTGGTGAACACGAAAAGAAACCGAAAGACCAAGAAATACTCCACAGATTCTCGCAAGAGATCGGGGACAAAAGGCCGGTCTGGGATTTCGGCTGTGGTCCTGGTAATACCACAAAATACCTGAAAAACCTTGGTATCGAAATCTCAGGGCTGGATCTGTCGGGAAAAATACTGGAAGAGGCAAGAATAATTCACCCGGAGATACACTTCCGAAAGGGAAATATTCTTAGGCTCGAATTTGAAAACGACTCAATAGCCGGTGTTGTAGCTTTCTACGCTATAGTTCACTTTACACAAGAACAAGTAGGGATAGCATTCCGTGAAATATATCGTGTGTTGCAGCCGGGTGGAATGTTCCTTTTCACGTACCACATTGGTGAGGGGACAATTCACTTAGACGAGTTTCTCGGCAAGAAAGTCGATATAGATTTCATGTTCTTCACTACGGATTTCATTTTCAGTTGTCTAAAGGACCGTGGATTTGAAGAGATAGAGATAATCGAGAGAGAACCATATCCCGGGGTGGAGTACGAAAGCCGAAGGGCTTATGTGTTTGCGACAAAGCCAGCCGTGCGAAAATCGCGAAGTTTAAAATCAGGATCTTTTGGTTTTTAG
- a CDS encoding MSMEG_0572 family nitrogen starvation response protein, with amino-acid sequence MAKVNIQKPKAGDSIVSMNQKLFEDYQARPGDKALIAMHTVPYEGSVGLINMLTCTRLVRKGFDTTLMLYGPGVLMAASSRGYPNVGDEAFPGHLAFNKQIQVIMDEGGKVLACRFALAALYGHREEDVMDGVTLIDPLDVLDCTIEHQRAGALMLATWTV; translated from the coding sequence ATGGCAAAGGTTAATATTCAGAAACCGAAGGCAGGAGATTCCATTGTCAGCATGAACCAAAAACTGTTCGAGGATTACCAGGCCAGGCCGGGCGACAAGGCGTTGATCGCCATGCACACCGTGCCTTATGAGGGTTCGGTGGGGCTGATAAACATGCTTACCTGCACCAGGCTCGTGCGCAAGGGGTTTGATACGACCTTGATGCTCTACGGCCCCGGCGTCCTGATGGCTGCTTCCTCACGCGGCTATCCCAACGTGGGCGATGAGGCTTTCCCTGGGCACCTTGCCTTCAATAAGCAGATCCAGGTGATCATGGACGAGGGCGGAAAGGTCCTGGCCTGCCGCTTCGCACTGGCGGCCCTTTACGGCCATCGGGAAGAGGATGTGATGGACGGCGTGACCTTGATCGATCCTCTGGACGTTCTGGATTGCACCATCGAGCATCAAAGGGCCGGGGCCCTGATGCTGGCTACCTGGACGGTGTAA
- a CDS encoding GAF domain-containing protein, translated as MPNVTDENHVAIQKLLLEMAQQLSLDDLLSLIVQRLADFEKVALARLWLARPGDICSTCVMVDECSDRSRCLHLMASAGHSINSEEDWARTDGKFRRFPIGGRKVGRIASSGKPLEIMNTLEQKNSFVEPDWVQRERIKSFAGQPLIYRGKTLGVLAIFSRKNIREGTLPMIRMLADHAAIAICNARAFQKINQLKSQLEVENIYLKEEFYTAQSYGELIGQSPAHQKVLQQIELVAPTNASVLVLGETGTGKELIARELQRKSNRRDKPLIKVNCAAVPKELWNSEFLGHVKGAFTGAVRNRLGRLKAADGGTMFLDEVGETPMEHQSKLLRILQEGEFERVGEEKTQKVDIRFISATNRSLEKGVESGQFRKDLYYRLNVFPLEVAPLRERKEDIPLLTDYFLRLISRKMNTPIPTLTQKHLKQLLDYHWPGNIRELQNILERAMIQARSGVNGFELWGLPGHSSPPTYTANTSDKRQIEVVPEEEIVRRQRENTIAALVRTSWKVYGEDGAAKLLGIKPTTLISRIKKMGLEKPT; from the coding sequence ATGCCGAACGTTACTGACGAGAACCACGTCGCCATACAGAAGCTTCTGCTGGAAATGGCCCAGCAGCTGTCCCTTGACGACCTCCTGAGCCTCATCGTCCAGCGGCTCGCCGACTTCGAGAAGGTCGCTCTGGCCCGTCTCTGGCTTGCACGGCCGGGAGACATCTGCTCTACCTGCGTCATGGTCGACGAGTGCAGCGACAGGTCCAGATGCCTTCACCTCATGGCCAGTGCGGGACATTCGATAAACTCGGAGGAGGATTGGGCACGCACCGACGGGAAGTTCCGACGTTTCCCCATAGGCGGCCGCAAGGTCGGTCGCATCGCCAGCTCCGGCAAACCCCTGGAGATAATGAACACACTGGAGCAAAAAAACTCCTTCGTTGAACCTGACTGGGTTCAACGGGAGCGGATCAAAAGCTTCGCCGGGCAACCCCTCATATACCGGGGAAAAACCCTCGGGGTCCTGGCCATTTTCTCCCGCAAGAATATCAGAGAGGGGACTCTGCCGATGATTCGGATGCTGGCCGATCACGCCGCAATCGCCATATGCAACGCGCGCGCCTTTCAGAAGATAAACCAGCTCAAAAGCCAGCTGGAGGTCGAGAATATCTACCTGAAGGAAGAGTTCTATACCGCCCAGTCCTACGGCGAGCTCATCGGTCAGAGTCCCGCCCACCAGAAGGTCCTCCAGCAGATCGAACTCGTGGCTCCGACCAACGCCAGCGTTCTCGTCCTGGGAGAGACCGGGACAGGCAAAGAGTTGATCGCAAGGGAACTTCAACGGAAGAGCAATCGACGGGACAAACCCCTGATCAAGGTAAACTGCGCTGCGGTTCCCAAAGAGCTGTGGAACAGCGAGTTCCTGGGCCACGTTAAAGGCGCCTTCACGGGAGCTGTGAGGAACCGCTTGGGACGTCTCAAGGCCGCCGACGGCGGCACCATGTTCCTGGACGAGGTCGGCGAAACGCCCATGGAACATCAGAGCAAGCTCCTCCGGATCCTTCAGGAAGGGGAGTTCGAAAGGGTCGGTGAGGAGAAGACCCAGAAGGTGGACATTCGGTTCATCTCCGCGACCAACAGGTCCCTGGAAAAAGGGGTCGAAAGCGGCCAGTTCCGAAAGGACCTTTATTACCGTCTGAACGTTTTTCCCCTGGAGGTGGCCCCGCTGAGAGAGCGGAAGGAAGACATCCCCCTTCTCACCGATTATTTCCTTCGACTGATCTCCAGGAAGATGAACACCCCAATTCCGACCCTGACCCAGAAACATCTCAAGCAGCTCCTCGATTACCACTGGCCCGGCAACATCAGGGAGCTCCAAAACATCCTGGAAAGGGCGATGATCCAGGCACGATCCGGGGTGAACGGTTTCGAACTCTGGGGCTTGCCCGGGCACTCGTCACCTCCCACTTACACAGCCAATACGTCTGACAAAAGACAGATCGAGGTCGTACCCGAAGAGGAGATTGTGAGGAGGCAGAGGGAAAACACCATCGCGGCGCTGGTCCGGACAAGCTGGAAAGTGTACGGAGAGGACGGAGCCGCGAAACTCCTGGGGATAAAACCGACTACACTGATCAGCCGCATCAAGAAAATGGGGCTGGAAAAACCCACCTGA
- a CDS encoding MSMEG_0568 family radical SAM protein gives MQDNFRDLVELQRCGVRTCKDGMSRQGGAGPTDDRALVFSNGVTLMVPTLSESAGNSEYVLEGVDDHPVLKRNGKVVDKVRMVRNPKFYRYKTDEGISYKKIARLHGSECLASTVVQECIRYNDVSTRCRFCAIGVSLERGATIHTKRPEQLAEVALAARKLDGVTHVTLTTGTTDLMNKGAEHLARCAYSIKREAGLPVQAQCEPPDDANIFSHMKNMGVDDLGIHIESFDPEVRRKYTPGKASISIDAYFDSFEKAVIVFGKNKVSTFVILGLGEDEGLTLSRCREIIRMGVYPYLVPLRPVLNTFLVRAEPPDGEYLSRMYKTVGAMLRENGMSAENSSAGCVKCKACSVLQLTETRKHA, from the coding sequence ATGCAGGATAATTTCAGGGACCTTGTGGAGTTGCAAAGATGCGGCGTTCGGACCTGTAAAGACGGGATGTCCCGTCAGGGCGGTGCCGGACCGACCGACGATAGGGCCCTGGTCTTTTCCAACGGCGTTACCCTGATGGTCCCCACCTTAAGCGAGAGCGCCGGGAACTCCGAGTATGTCCTGGAGGGTGTGGATGATCACCCTGTGCTTAAAAGAAACGGCAAGGTGGTCGACAAGGTTCGGATGGTCAGGAATCCGAAGTTTTACAGATACAAGACGGACGAGGGGATCTCCTACAAGAAGATAGCCCGTCTCCACGGGTCCGAATGTCTCGCATCCACTGTTGTGCAGGAGTGCATCCGATACAATGATGTCTCCACGAGATGCCGTTTCTGCGCCATCGGCGTGTCTCTTGAACGGGGCGCAACGATTCACACCAAACGGCCGGAGCAGCTGGCGGAGGTTGCCTTGGCGGCCAGGAAGCTCGACGGTGTTACTCACGTGACGTTGACCACAGGAACAACGGACCTGATGAACAAGGGGGCTGAGCACCTGGCGCGGTGCGCCTATTCCATCAAGCGCGAAGCGGGTCTACCGGTCCAGGCCCAGTGCGAACCCCCCGATGATGCAAACATCTTTTCCCACATGAAAAATATGGGCGTCGATGACCTGGGCATACACATTGAGAGCTTTGATCCGGAGGTGCGCCGTAAGTATACGCCGGGGAAAGCGTCCATCAGCATTGACGCCTATTTTGATTCCTTTGAAAAAGCGGTGATCGTATTCGGGAAAAACAAGGTCAGCACGTTTGTCATTCTCGGCCTGGGAGAGGACGAAGGGCTGACGCTCTCCCGATGCAGGGAGATCATCAGGATGGGGGTCTACCCCTATCTGGTCCCGTTACGGCCGGTTTTGAACACTTTCCTGGTCAGGGCTGAGCCTCCCGATGGTGAGTATCTCTCTCGGATGTACAAGACTGTGGGAGCAATGCTCCGGGAAAACGGGATGAGCGCCGAAAACAGCAGCGCCGGTTGCGTTAAATGCAAAGCGTGCTCGGTGCTTCAACTGACGGAAACCCGGAAGCATGCCTGA
- a CDS encoding OsmC family peroxiredoxin: MFAVKIEARFLEGYKFEMVSERLSITSDQVPMYGGEGAGPMPSELFLWSIASCLGQSVAHVMGKVRERIADLILTVEGEKHPTEFRYKKIIINVAADCPEDRLTEIVGIARKGCFISNSLADDIELEVTVDGAR; encoded by the coding sequence GTGTTCGCAGTGAAGATCGAAGCGAGGTTCCTGGAAGGCTACAAGTTCGAGATGGTTTCAGAGCGGCTCTCCATCACCTCGGATCAGGTGCCCATGTACGGCGGCGAAGGTGCCGGACCGATGCCCAGTGAGCTGTTCCTGTGGTCCATCGCCTCCTGCCTGGGACAGTCCGTTGCGCACGTCATGGGAAAGGTCCGGGAGCGCATCGCCGATCTGATACTGACGGTGGAGGGGGAAAAGCACCCCACCGAGTTCAGGTACAAGAAGATAATTATCAACGTCGCGGCAGATTGTCCCGAGGACAGACTCACCGAGATCGTAGGAATAGCCAGGAAGGGTTGCTTCATATCGAACTCCCTGGCTGATGACATTGAGCTTGAGGTAACCGTGGATGGAGCAAGATGA
- a CDS encoding DMT family transporter, with translation MPSRSKSSIPLGGAALLILVCLVWGGNMVSIKFSNQGIPPMVAATIRSAAAALLLWGLVASRGKSVWLKGPDFKYGVIIGILFGFDFLFLYWGTAFTIASRAIIFLYTHSIWAALGAHFFLEGDRLTPVKISGLLTAFVGVVLVFGVRSGNLPPNYWIGDLMEVTAALFWAATTLYIKRVAGRRPINHYQTLFAQLFFSIPVLVLGWLILDLGKPVIFTGPVIGALLYQVIIVAFFSYLLWFWMIHTYPVSRLAAFIFLAPLFGVLLGGILQGDPLPLQLWLGLGCVAVGIYLVNRPQFV, from the coding sequence ATGCCATCACGATCCAAAAGTTCCATCCCACTCGGCGGGGCAGCACTGCTCATACTCGTATGCCTTGTCTGGGGCGGAAACATGGTCAGCATCAAGTTCAGCAACCAGGGTATTCCGCCCATGGTTGCCGCCACCATCCGATCCGCGGCGGCGGCTCTCTTACTGTGGGGACTCGTCGCGTCGAGGGGAAAGTCGGTTTGGTTAAAAGGTCCGGACTTTAAATACGGCGTTATTATCGGCATCCTGTTCGGTTTCGATTTTCTTTTTCTCTATTGGGGAACAGCGTTCACAATCGCTTCCAGGGCCATCATCTTCCTCTATACTCATTCCATCTGGGCGGCTCTGGGAGCCCATTTTTTCCTCGAGGGGGACCGCCTGACACCGGTTAAAATTTCGGGGCTGCTCACCGCCTTCGTCGGAGTGGTCCTGGTTTTCGGAGTTCGATCCGGGAACCTTCCCCCAAATTACTGGATCGGCGACCTGATGGAAGTAACGGCGGCCCTTTTCTGGGCGGCAACCACCCTTTATATCAAACGGGTAGCCGGGAGGCGTCCCATCAACCATTACCAGACCCTGTTCGCCCAGCTGTTCTTCTCAATACCGGTCCTGGTCTTGGGCTGGCTCATTCTTGACCTCGGCAAACCGGTGATCTTCACCGGCCCCGTTATTGGAGCATTGCTTTACCAGGTCATCATCGTCGCATTCTTCAGCTACCTGCTTTGGTTCTGGATGATTCACACCTATCCGGTGAGCCGTCTGGCCGCCTTTATATTTCTGGCGCCCCTGTTCGGCGTCCTGCTTGGAGGGATTCTGCAGGGGGATCCCCTGCCCCTGCAGCTATGGCTCGGACTGGGATGTGTTGCGGTGGGAATTTATCTGGTAAATCGACCACAGTTCGTTTGA
- a CDS encoding patatin-like phospholipase family protein, whose amino-acid sequence MSYHFRNLVFEGGGVKGVAYVGALQALEEKGVLKNISRVGGTSAGAINAVLLGLNYTLDEVEQILKSLDFKKFMDDSWGVLRDMDRLINRFGWYKGDYFRKWIGDIIEAKVGNSEATFKDINKQKEEKGFLDMFFVGTNLSTRFAEVFSFKHTPRMCVADAIRISMSIPLFFAAKRSPRDDVYVDGGLLDNYPIKLFDRKKYIDKHSSEPPYYKGHNKKLKKAGKDISQYVFNQETLGFRLDTAKEIAVFRDQAEPPHHQVDDFFDYLYALMDTVMNAQDGQHIHSDDWQRTIYIDTLGVRTTDFDLSSKKKKDLVQSGRDGTEIYFSWYDNPESSPANRPDDT is encoded by the coding sequence ATGAGTTACCATTTCAGAAATCTGGTCTTTGAAGGGGGCGGAGTCAAGGGGGTCGCGTATGTGGGAGCCCTGCAGGCTTTAGAAGAAAAAGGTGTCCTGAAAAACATCAGCAGAGTTGGTGGTACATCGGCTGGAGCCATAAATGCTGTTCTATTGGGGCTGAATTACACCCTTGATGAAGTTGAGCAAATCCTAAAGAGTCTCGATTTCAAGAAGTTCATGGATGACTCCTGGGGCGTATTGAGAGATATGGACCGTCTCATTAACAGGTTTGGCTGGTACAAGGGTGATTATTTTCGCAAGTGGATCGGTGATATCATTGAGGCGAAGGTTGGTAATTCTGAAGCTACTTTCAAGGATATTAATAAACAGAAAGAGGAAAAGGGCTTCCTGGACATGTTCTTTGTGGGGACCAATCTCTCCACACGTTTCGCGGAAGTTTTTTCTTTTAAACACACACCCCGTATGTGTGTGGCCGACGCGATACGCATCTCAATGTCTATCCCGCTCTTCTTCGCTGCGAAAAGAAGCCCTCGGGATGATGTTTACGTTGATGGCGGCTTGCTGGACAACTATCCTATAAAACTATTCGACAGGAAGAAGTATATAGACAAACACTCTTCCGAACCTCCCTACTATAAAGGCCACAACAAGAAACTGAAAAAGGCAGGTAAAGATATCAGTCAATACGTATTCAACCAGGAAACCCTGGGGTTTCGTCTGGATACAGCTAAGGAGATCGCCGTATTTCGTGATCAAGCCGAGCCACCTCACCACCAGGTAGATGACTTCTTCGATTACCTCTACGCCCTGATGGATACAGTGATGAACGCCCAGGATGGTCAACACATCCACAGCGATGACTGGCAGCGAACCATCTATATAGATACCCTTGGTGTACGTACAACTGATTTCGACCTGAGCAGCAAGAAAAAGAAAGACCTGGTGCAGTCAGGCCGAGATGGAACTGAAATCTATTTCAGCTGGTACGACAATCCGGAGAGTTCGCCGGCTAATCGGCCAGATGATACCTGA
- a CDS encoding DNA alkylation repair protein: MKSIEELTRRVQKTEHGFKDIQKEAEKIAANNPIKNCIDLSNKLFSSSAYQARMLATFIFGLIASRSKESLSFLKKNVSRDKNWRVQEILAKSFDKYCSDIGYKNALPIIEEWLKDRNPNVRRAVTEGLRIWTGREYFKDNPEIAVRLLSRLKDDESEYVRKSVGNALRDISKKHKDLIRAELESWNISNKGIEQTYKLAGKFLNSGLSG, encoded by the coding sequence ATGAAATCAATAGAGGAATTAACTCGAAGAGTGCAAAAAACAGAGCACGGATTTAAAGACATACAAAAAGAGGCCGAAAAAATTGCAGCAAATAATCCCATTAAGAACTGTATAGACCTTTCAAATAAACTATTTTCTTCCAGTGCTTATCAAGCGAGAATGCTGGCGACCTTTATTTTCGGGTTAATTGCATCAAGATCAAAAGAGTCTTTAAGTTTTTTAAAGAAAAATGTGAGCAGAGATAAGAATTGGCGGGTGCAGGAAATTCTGGCAAAATCATTTGATAAGTACTGCTCAGATATTGGCTATAAAAATGCTTTGCCCATAATAGAAGAATGGTTAAAAGATAGAAATCCCAACGTTAGAAGAGCCGTAACCGAAGGATTAAGGATATGGACAGGTAGAGAGTATTTTAAGGATAATCCTGAGATTGCTGTAAGACTATTAAGCCGGTTAAAGGATGATGAAAGTGAGTACGTTAGGAAATCCGTTGGGAATGCTCTACGAGATATCAGCAAAAAACACAAGGATTTGATTAGAGCCGAGCTTGAGTCTTGGAATATTTCCAATAAAGGAATTGAACAGACTTATAAACTTGCAGGTAAATTTTTAAATTCAGGTTTATCCGGCTAA
- a CDS encoding ATP-binding protein, with protein sequence MVKRTKEIHSLESLLTRHPVVAIIGARQVGKTTLAHELARKWKGPSEYFDLENPEDLARLQEPMLALKDLKGLVVLDEVQRLPELFQVLRVLSDRPEYPAVFLVLGSASPSLLRQSSETLAGRIYYHDLGGFSAEEVGSGMMSRLWLRGGFPRSFLASSDEESFEWRRGFVRTFLERDLPQLGITIASTTMQRFWNMLAHYHGQTWNASELSRSFGVSDKTVMNYLDLLTSTLVVRQLKPWFANISKRQVKSPKVFIADSGLLHTLLNLRTQADLEGHPKVGASWEGFVMEEVTRRLGAEREEIFFWATHSGAELDLLVVRGNDRSGFEIKRTSSPRMTPSMRSAFDDLNLSRLYLIHAGEKSFPLGENVHAVAFSRIFQDLEPLH encoded by the coding sequence ATGGTTAAGAGGACAAAGGAAATACATTCTCTCGAAAGCCTACTGACACGCCATCCGGTTGTGGCGATCATCGGGGCCCGGCAGGTTGGGAAAACCACCCTGGCGCATGAACTTGCGAGGAAATGGAAGGGGCCATCCGAGTATTTCGACCTGGAGAATCCCGAAGATCTGGCTCGTCTGCAGGAGCCCATGTTGGCTCTGAAAGATCTCAAAGGACTTGTTGTTCTCGACGAGGTCCAGCGTCTGCCGGAGCTGTTTCAGGTCCTCAGGGTGCTTTCGGATCGTCCGGAATACCCTGCGGTATTCCTGGTCCTCGGGAGCGCGTCGCCGTCGCTGCTCAGACAGAGTTCCGAAACCCTGGCCGGTCGCATCTATTACCACGATCTTGGCGGGTTTTCAGCGGAAGAGGTCGGAAGCGGGATGATGTCCAGGTTATGGCTCCGCGGCGGCTTCCCACGTTCTTTCCTGGCGAGTTCCGACGAAGAAAGTTTTGAATGGAGGAGGGGATTCGTCCGGACTTTTCTCGAAAGGGACCTTCCTCAACTTGGCATTACGATCGCCTCGACGACAATGCAGCGTTTCTGGAATATGCTGGCCCATTATCACGGTCAAACATGGAACGCTTCCGAGTTATCCAGGTCATTCGGCGTGTCTGATAAAACGGTCATGAACTATCTCGATCTATTGACTTCCACACTGGTCGTGCGCCAGCTCAAACCATGGTTTGCCAATATTTCAAAGCGCCAGGTGAAATCCCCGAAAGTTTTTATTGCGGATTCCGGCTTGCTGCACACTCTCCTGAATCTGAGGACCCAGGCGGATCTGGAAGGACATCCCAAAGTCGGCGCGTCCTGGGAAGGTTTTGTCATGGAGGAGGTCACCCGACGCCTGGGAGCCGAACGCGAGGAAATATTTTTCTGGGCGACCCATTCAGGCGCCGAGCTGGATCTCCTGGTCGTCAGGGGGAATGATCGATCGGGCTTCGAGATCAAGCGGACATCTTCGCCCCGAATGACCCCTTCCATGAGGTCGGCATTTGATGATCTGAATCTTTCGCGGCTGTATCTTATACACGCCGGGGAGAAAAGCTTTCCCCTGGGCGAAAACGTTCACGCTGTGGCGTTTTCCCGGATTTTTCAGGATCTCGAACCGCTGCACTGA
- a CDS encoding Hsp20/alpha crystallin family protein, with translation MAISPFAREENVRWEPGFGGGGIQNEMNRLWGPGFGRGGIQDEMIRLLADYFWGGTGIGGGYLSPAVDLVDTAENIQVKVDLPGIDRKNLEVILKDDALTIRGERKEDEKGENRYFMERKYGKFSRTLTLPSRIKGDKAAAKFVDGVLYITLPKTDEEKAWETKLEIT, from the coding sequence ATGGCAATTTCACCTTTCGCAAGAGAAGAGAATGTGCGCTGGGAACCAGGTTTCGGCGGGGGCGGCATTCAGAATGAGATGAACCGGCTCTGGGGGCCGGGTTTCGGCAGGGGCGGCATTCAGGATGAGATGATCCGGCTCTTGGCCGATTATTTTTGGGGGGGCACCGGAATCGGCGGCGGCTATCTAAGTCCCGCCGTGGACCTCGTGGATACGGCGGAAAACATTCAGGTCAAAGTCGACTTGCCCGGAATCGACAGGAAGAATTTGGAGGTAATACTGAAGGACGACGCCCTTACCATAAGGGGCGAAAGAAAGGAGGATGAAAAGGGAGAAAACAGGTACTTCATGGAGCGGAAATACGGTAAATTCTCCCGAACCCTGACCCTTCCTTCCAGGATAAAGGGCGATAAAGCAGCGGCGAAATTTGTTGATGGCGTCCTGTACATCACCCTTCCCAAGACCGATGAGGAAAAGGCCTGGGAGACCAAGCTCGAAATCACGTAA
- a CDS encoding amidohydrolase, translating into MKVGRKVFDAHCHIGGMDKFPYYGLPEPVSPTVFEDPDRASKIKLMDELGVDRAVVMSNYGIPDPNQPFGLNHVVLEASSHDDKRIVGGIWFSPMGKMKVATLEALKGAGSPGIQVLKSTCLLGGTWDSEEWDDDTKESWDAVLATAREHDYVLHLHTSPGGGSDVSNCIKFVRKYGKEVKVHVVHAGGGVSGHIKFIPEFFNLIREGYQVYTDTSWAVGFGPRWLFDEIEKQGIGHDRVLFSSDEPWSDFWSEYYKIEGLEMSEELKNNVFWNNAERLYGG; encoded by the coding sequence ATGAAGGTCGGGCGCAAGGTTTTCGACGCCCATTGCCACATAGGGGGGATGGACAAGTTCCCCTATTACGGTCTTCCGGAACCGGTAAGTCCTACCGTGTTCGAGGATCCTGACCGGGCCTCCAAAATAAAGCTTATGGATGAGCTCGGAGTGGACAGGGCCGTCGTCATGTCCAATTACGGGATCCCGGACCCGAACCAGCCCTTCGGGTTGAACCATGTGGTTCTGGAAGCCAGCAGCCATGATGACAAGAGGATCGTGGGAGGGATCTGGTTCTCTCCCATGGGCAAGATGAAAGTCGCGACCCTCGAAGCCCTCAAAGGAGCCGGTTCTCCGGGTATACAGGTTCTCAAGTCAACCTGTCTTCTGGGCGGCACCTGGGATTCGGAAGAGTGGGATGACGACACGAAGGAGAGTTGGGACGCCGTTCTGGCGACGGCCAGGGAGCACGACTACGTTCTGCACCTTCACACCAGCCCGGGCGGAGGTTCCGATGTAAGTAACTGCATCAAGTTCGTCAGGAAGTACGGCAAGGAAGTGAAGGTGCACGTGGTCCACGCCGGTGGTGGCGTGTCGGGCCATATCAAGTTCATCCCGGAGTTCTTCAACCTCATCCGCGAGGGGTATCAGGTTTACACGGACACCTCGTGGGCGGTGGGGTTCGGTCCGCGCTGGCTGTTCGACGAGATCGAGAAGCAGGGCATCGGCCACGACCGCGTTCTCTTCAGCTCTGACGAGCCCTGGAGCGATTTCTGGAGCGAGTACTATAAGATCGAGGGGCTTGAGATGTCCGAGGAGCTCAAGAACAATGTGTTCTGGAACAACGCCGAGAGGCTGTACGGCGGGTAG